One window from the genome of Gambusia affinis linkage group LG14, SWU_Gaff_1.0, whole genome shotgun sequence encodes:
- the LOC122843840 gene encoding zinc finger protein with KRAB and SCAN domains 7-like — translation MEEPAHDVQQLLVIKKEEKLSPILDHEDQKPPQIKEEQEEKEIIKLIFNPVPAESEDDEEKPRLPELHHSQTKEYEDIVDPEPDQYLQSEEETSDSCSESSETDVSDGNWEERSEAQAGLGSGTNNTEVVCKKGKKLHRCAECNKIFSCRQYLIEHNRIHTGEKPFSCSVCDKSFSLKKTLKRHTITHSNERPFCCSVCSQSFKYKSHLSSHMISHTGEKPYSCSVCKAAFQRRQSLVEHTRIHTGEKPYSCSVCREAFPTRQRLVNHTMAHSGKKPFSCSICDRSFRRKISLTHHMKTHSEEKSFSCSVCSKAFISRGCLQKHKIMHAEERSYICSVCKAGFKTKKNLVEHTRIHSGERPFSCSVCGQSFKCRSYLSSHMVGHTGARPYSCTVCKMAFMRKRNLKEHTRTHTGEKPYSCSVCMAVFLRKHTLVQHKRVHTGEKPYSCSVCKETFKWKNTFKNHVRLHTDQ, via the exons ATGGAGGAACCAGCACATG AcgtccagcagctgctggttataaaaaaggaggagaaatTGAGTCCCATCCTGGACCATGAGGACCAGAAGCCTCCACAGATTAAAGAGGAACAGGAGGAAAAAGAGATCATTAAGTTAATATTCAATCCAGTTCCTGCGGAAagtgaagatgatgaagagaaACCTCGGCTGCCAGAGCTTCATCACAGCCAAACCAAGGAATACGAAGACATTGTGGATCCAGAACCAGATCAATATTTACaatcagaagaagaaacttctGATTCTTGTTCAGAGTCCTCAGAGACGGATGTCAGTGATGGAAACTGGGAGGAGAGGAGTGAAGCTCAGGCAGGTTTGGGTTCTGGAACCAATAACACAGAAGTAGTTTGTAAGAAAGGTAAAAAGTTACATCGCTGCGCtgagtgtaataaaatattcagctgtaGACAATATTTGATAGAACACAACAGAATCCACACCGGAGAAAAACCGTTTAGTTGCTCTGTCTGTGACAAAagctttagtttaaaaaaaaccctgaaaagaCACACAATAACACACTCTAACGAAAGGCCTTTCTGCTGCTCGGTATGCAGCCAAAGTTTCAAGTATAAGTCACATCTATCTTCCCACATGATTAGTCATACTGGAGAAAAACCTTACAGCTGTTCTGTTTGTAAGGCAGCTTTCCAAAGAAGACAAAGTTTAGTGGAACATACCAGAATCCACACTGGGGAAAAACCTTACAGCTGCTCTGTTTGTAGGGAGGCTTTCCCAACAAGACAGCGCTTAGTGAACCACACAATGGCACattctggaaaaaaacctttcagCTGCTCCATCTGCGACAGAAGTTTTAGAAGGAAAATATCTCTGACGCACCACATGAAGACGCACAGTGAAGAAAAATCTTTCAGCTGCTCCGTCTGTAGCAAAGCTTTTATCTCCCGGGGATgcttacaaaaacacaaaatcatgcATGCAGAGGAACGATCTTACATATGTTCTGTGTGTAAAGCaggtttcaaaacaaaaaagaatttagTGGAACACACAAGGATCCACTCTGGGGAAAGACCTTTCAGCTGCTCAGTCTGCGGCCAAAGCTTCAAGTGCAGGTCCTATTTATCCTCTCACATGGTCGGTCATACTGGTGCAAGACCTTACAGTTGCACTGTCTGTAAAATGGCTTTCATGAGAAAACGCAATTTAAAGGAACACACAAGAACccacactggagagaaaccTTACAGCTGCTCTGTCTGCATGGCAGTTTTCCTGAGGAAACACACTTTAGTGCAACATAAAAGAGTTCATACTGGGGAGAAACCTTACAGCTGCTCTGTTTGTAAGGAAACATTCAAGTGGAAAAACACCTTCAAGAATCATGTAAGACTGCACACAGATCAGTAA